Proteins from one Mesorhizobium sp. AR10 genomic window:
- a CDS encoding carbonic anhydrase has product MHRRNLIKGFVALGACPVCVQAAHAASTHWGYTGPDGPEHWADLDKKNFACSAGTQQSPINIKSAVKAEIPHIAIGWGKGGGKMVNNGHTIQINMPEGSTLTRGDRVYELVQFHFHAPSEHQMAGKTFPMEAHFVHKDTQSGGLGVLGVFLRPGATNVSFAGLAAAFPGKSGEEIAVDEVDPNGLLPASLGYWTYEGSLTTPPCTENVEWMVAMEPVDVDPADIERFTSLYPLNARPIHSPNRRFILGLG; this is encoded by the coding sequence ATGCATCGTCGTAATCTGATTAAAGGGTTCGTCGCCCTCGGCGCATGCCCGGTTTGCGTTCAAGCCGCGCATGCGGCCAGCACTCATTGGGGATATACAGGCCCGGACGGACCGGAGCACTGGGCCGATTTGGACAAGAAAAATTTCGCCTGCTCGGCAGGCACGCAGCAATCACCGATCAATATCAAGAGCGCAGTCAAGGCCGAGATTCCACATATCGCCATCGGTTGGGGAAAAGGCGGCGGCAAGATGGTGAACAACGGCCACACCATCCAAATCAATATGCCGGAAGGCAGCACGCTGACTCGCGGGGATCGTGTCTACGAACTGGTACAGTTCCATTTTCATGCGCCGAGCGAACACCAGATGGCGGGCAAGACCTTCCCGATGGAAGCGCATTTCGTTCATAAGGACACACAGAGCGGTGGTCTGGGTGTGCTGGGCGTCTTTTTGAGGCCGGGCGCGACAAATGTCAGCTTTGCCGGCCTTGCCGCGGCCTTTCCCGGAAAGTCAGGCGAGGAGATCGCGGTCGACGAGGTCGATCCCAACGGGCTCCTGCCGGCGTCGCTTGGCTACTGGACCTACGAGGGGTCATTGACGACACCGCCATGCACCGAAAACGTCGAGTGGATGGTGGCAATGGAGCCGGTCGACGTCGACCCCGCAGACATCGAGCGATTTACCTCACTCTACCCGTTGAACGCGCGGCCTATCCATTCACCTAATCGGCGCTTCATTCTAGGCCTCGGTTGA
- a CDS encoding lysine N(6)-hydroxylase/L-ornithine N(5)-oxygenase family protein — protein MADTCREHPLLGNAIGARQVEHSCIGVGAGPSNLSLACQLHEEIGQGALFLDRQVDFRWHPGSAFDSSELQVSHFKDLVTLVNPRSAYTFVNYLHENGRLYHFLNAQFEAVLRAEFEQYLNWAFQKNPLVRGGKTVREIRFDGEFRVRTDDAVLGARNVVVGIGKQAQIPPQFQGWTGANLFHSSDVLHIHPEVRKKDVCVVGGGQSGAEVLLHLVSRPNEQRPASITWVSQRENYLPIDNSPFTNELFMPCFSDRFAAMSESQRKLFLRRFVLASDGISESTLRAVYQALYRHEFLEPNRCEITLRPGCNVSRCINAGAGHRLTLQRGIDDIEEVTADIVILATGYENAVPGFLEPIADRLEQIDKEMVIGEDFSVSWDGPRDRRIFVQNANLGQRGLADPNLRLLAWRARRILNSLLGRSPYANPEHPGFISRTSLESWCDTAGEEMGSGI, from the coding sequence ATGGCCGATACTTGCCGCGAACATCCCTTATTGGGAAACGCTATAGGAGCAAGACAAGTGGAGCACTCTTGCATTGGGGTCGGTGCTGGCCCGTCTAATTTGAGCCTTGCGTGTCAGTTACACGAGGAAATCGGGCAAGGGGCACTGTTCCTGGATCGGCAAGTCGACTTCCGCTGGCATCCAGGCAGCGCATTCGATTCCTCGGAGCTCCAGGTCAGCCACTTCAAGGATCTGGTCACGCTGGTGAATCCGCGATCGGCCTACACTTTCGTAAACTACCTGCACGAGAACGGGCGTCTGTACCACTTCCTGAACGCACAGTTCGAGGCCGTGCTCAGAGCTGAGTTCGAGCAGTACCTGAACTGGGCTTTCCAAAAAAATCCGCTTGTCCGCGGCGGAAAGACGGTGCGCGAAATCCGCTTTGACGGCGAGTTTCGGGTGCGGACGGACGACGCGGTTCTTGGCGCCAGAAACGTGGTGGTCGGCATTGGCAAGCAGGCGCAAATTCCGCCTCAGTTTCAGGGCTGGACTGGGGCCAACCTGTTCCACTCATCTGATGTACTGCACATCCATCCAGAAGTGCGGAAAAAGGATGTCTGCGTGGTTGGCGGGGGACAGTCGGGAGCCGAGGTGCTGTTGCATCTTGTCAGCCGGCCGAACGAACAGCGGCCTGCCTCGATCACTTGGGTCTCACAGCGCGAAAACTACCTGCCCATCGACAACAGCCCGTTCACAAACGAGTTGTTCATGCCCTGCTTTTCGGATCGTTTCGCGGCGATGAGCGAGTCGCAGCGGAAGCTCTTCCTTCGGCGTTTTGTGCTTGCCTCGGACGGCATTTCGGAAAGCACGCTGCGCGCTGTGTATCAGGCGCTGTACCGCCACGAATTTCTCGAGCCAAACCGATGCGAAATCACACTGCGGCCGGGTTGCAACGTCTCGCGCTGCATCAACGCCGGCGCGGGTCACAGGCTGACCCTGCAGCGCGGCATTGACGATATCGAAGAAGTCACGGCCGACATCGTCATCCTGGCCACCGGTTACGAGAACGCGGTGCCAGGCTTCTTGGAACCGATCGCGGACCGGCTGGAACAGATCGACAAAGAGATGGTTATTGGCGAGGACTTTTCGGTGTCCTGGGACGGACCGCGTGACAGACGCATCTTCGTACAGAACGCGAACCTCGGGCAGCGCGGGCTGGCCGATCCGAATCTTAGGCTGCTGGCCTGGCGCGCACGTCGCATCCTCAACAGCCTTCTTGGGCGCTCGCCATACGCGAACCCCGAGCATCCTGGATTCATCAGTCGTACCTCCCTTGAGAGCTGGTGCGACACCGCAGGCGAAGAAATGGGCAGCGGGATATGA
- a CDS encoding OmpW/AlkL family protein — MARKRMGVARGVTAAVVLMMVGQQAVAAEPPVAASVPQAGVSVTEAPSPWQIRLRGLGVITEDSGYVNGVPGSGLSYSDTVIPELDISYFFTDNIAAELILGTTYANIDGQGTLGGLGNIGKVWLLPPTLTVQYHFTDFGAFKPYVGAGVNYTIFYNQHAGSADALKVKNTFGTALQVGFDYMVDQHWGVNFDVKKLFLKPDFDVTVAGAKLTGKAELDPWLIGAGVTYRF, encoded by the coding sequence ATGGCGAGAAAGCGAATGGGCGTGGCGCGGGGAGTAACAGCGGCCGTCGTCCTGATGATGGTGGGACAGCAGGCCGTCGCGGCGGAGCCTCCGGTAGCCGCAAGCGTCCCGCAGGCAGGGGTCTCGGTCACGGAAGCGCCAAGCCCTTGGCAGATCCGCCTGCGTGGATTGGGGGTCATCACTGAGGATTCGGGCTACGTCAACGGAGTGCCCGGCTCCGGTCTTTCCTATTCGGACACCGTGATCCCGGAACTCGATATCTCGTATTTCTTCACGGACAACATCGCCGCCGAACTCATACTCGGCACCACCTATGCCAACATCGACGGCCAAGGAACGCTCGGCGGGCTGGGCAACATCGGCAAGGTTTGGCTGCTGCCGCCTACGCTCACAGTGCAGTATCATTTTACCGATTTCGGCGCCTTCAAGCCCTATGTCGGTGCCGGCGTGAACTACACGATCTTCTATAACCAGCATGCCGGCAGCGCCGATGCTCTCAAGGTTAAGAACACGTTCGGCACCGCGCTGCAGGTCGGGTTCGACTACATGGTGGATCAACACTGGGGCGTCAACTTCGACGTGAAGAAGCTTTTCCTGAAGCCAGACTTCGACGTCACCGTGGCCGGGGCGAAACTGACGGGCAAGGCCGAGCTCGATCCATGGTTGATAGGCGCAGGTGTCACTTACCGCTTCTGA